The nucleotide window CTGTTCGTAGTTGCTGTTCGCAGTACTCATGCTGTATTCCGGCGCTGGTCAGATGGCCGGATGGAGAGTCATCCCTCCCTGCTGTTACGAGGCATCGCTCTCACGCGTCAGAGCCGTACCGCCGCCCGCTTGTCAGGCGGCGGATCGCGCGCCCACAGCCTCGTATTGCCCACGCGTTACCCCAAAACTCCGATGCCGCTCACGTATCGCGCTATCGGATCACGCTCGCCTGCGTTATCGCGTGGGTGCTTGGCGTGCGCGTCACCCGCGCGACAGACCCGATGCGTTGAACAAAGAGAAGACTTCCAGACATGAATACCGACCCAGAGCGCATCACCGTCACTCTCACCTTGCACCCGAACGACCTGAAACAGCTCGACAACGCCTGCCAGCGCGTGGGCATGAACCGGGAAGATTTCTGTGTGCTCGCCACGCACCTCGAAGGTGCCCGTGTGCTCAACGGTGAGGGCCTCGCCGCCCTGGCTCGTCCCTTCGGCTTCGCTGCCGCACTACCTGCCGCTTTGCGCGGCGCACTCAATCGTCTGTGCGCTCGCTAAGCGCCGCTGGCATCGACGTCGAGTCCGAAATTCCTTATCGTTTGTCCGAAATTCGCTATACGACATCTCCCGATCGGACGGACAATTCGATGCAAGACGAGAAGGACTGAACGAACCGACTCGCTTGCCGAATCCCCTTCAGGCCCATGGAAGCGCGCCCGCCAGGAAGGCCATGGCAACGGCTGACGACGGTAAGACGATGCCCAGGTTCGCGTCGCGGTCCGGTTCACCGAGTGATTCCCCACGCCCTTCGAATCGGCCGCGGGTTCACGCGCCAGCCGGAAACGACACGTGAGGGCGGCTCCGGAACTTGTCCGCGGCTCGCCGGCGTGTCGAACGCCCCGAACACGTCGCCCCTCTGAATCGCCGGTCGTCCGATCGACCGGTACACCAATCCGATCCATGTTCAATTTCATCCTGCCGTTGACCGCCGTACTGATCTGGTCGGCCAACGTCATCGTCAACAAGCTGTCCGTCGGCCACATCTTCCCCGCCGAGATTGCCTTTCTGCGCTGGCTCGCAGCCGGACTCCTCCTCACGCCACTCGCCTTGCCGGGACTCTGGCGCGCGCGCGAACAGTTTGCACGGCATATGGCGCAGTACGCCACGCTCGGCGTGCTCGGCATGGCCATCTACCAGGGACTCGCCTATTCCGCAGCGCATTACACCAGTGCCACCAACATGGGAATCATCCTCGCGCTGCTGCCGCTCACCACGCTGGCGCTAGCCGTGATGGTGCTTGGCGACGCCCTCACCGCCGGCGCGCTCGCGGGCGGCCTGCTTTCGATCGTTGGTGTGCTGCTCGTCGTGGGACACGGCTCCCTCATGCATCTCGCCGATCAGGGTATCGGCATCGGGGACGTCATGATGTTCGGGGCCATGTTCGCCTATGCGATCTACTGCGTGCTCCTGCGCAGGTGGCAGCTCCCGCTGGCACCGTTGCCCTCGCTGTACGCGCAGATTCTCTTCGCCATCGTGGCGCTTCTACCCTTCTACCTCGTTTCGGAGAAGGCCGGGGTGTCGATGGACAACCTCCCACAACTGGCTTTTGCCACGATTCCCGTCTCGATTGCCGCCCCCTTCATCTGGATGATCGGCGTGGCCCGCATTGGTCCGCGACGCGCCACCGTCGTCATCAACCTGGTCCCCATTTTCACCGCGCTGATCGCGGCATTCGGCCTCGGCGAACATCTGGCGGCCTACCACCTCCTCGGTGGCGCACTCATTCTGACGGGCGTCGCGATCGGCGAAAACTGGCATCTGCCAATTCGCAAAGCCCGCGAACCGCTGCCGACGATGCAGGATGAATTGGGACGTGTCCGATAACTTCTGCGCATTTGGCGTCGCCCACTCTTTATAGAGGCCCGCCTGTAACGCATGGGAAGGAGAGCGATATAACGTCGCAACGCACGGGGGGATTGATTACGCTGTGTGACTCGTCAACGGAGTCCCGCCATGCAAACGAATCCTCTCGCGCTGTTCGGAGACCATTTGGCCCGCTTGCGCAAGGCGCGCGGTTGGTCGCAGGAGAAACTGGCGCTCGAGAGCGGTCTGGCACGCTCGTACGTCAGCGGTATCGAGCGAGGCCGACGCAACGTCGCGCTCGTCAACATATGCGTGCTGGCAGACACGCTCGGTGTGCCCACCTCGGAGATGCTGCGTTTCGCGCAGGCCAGCGCCACGACGCAAGACGCTGCCGCCACATCCGAGCGCACGCCGCTGCCGCAAATCAGCCGTTCGCTGTGCAAACTCGAGAACCGAGACCAGATCTGGCTCGCCGAAATCATTCGAAGCCTGAGCTCCCGGCTCAGCCATGCAAGCCCGGCCCCCGACATTGGGGCGCATTCCGCCATCGCACAACCTGCGGTTGGGCCGGCCGGCGCGAGCCTCCAAAACGACCATCGAGCCGGCATTCGAACGAGTGCCGAAGACGCCCGTGGCATCAGGGCGGCCGAGATGACTGGAGAGGTCGGAGAGACTGAAGCGGTTGAAGTGCCCGATGTGGCCGATGTGCCCGATGTGGCTGAGACAGATGTGGCGGTAGACAACCCCGAGCGGCCGGAATATCCATCTCCCGAGACACGCCGCCCGATACCCGGCCACGACGGGCGCTGCGCGGCCGTCGATCCGGGATTCGATGCTCGCTCGCCCGTCACACCGCAATTTGCAGCATCCGGCACCGCGCCGAAGGCCCCTGGCGCCCATGAAGACTCGCGGCATTTTCCCATCAGCGACGACGAGTGAGCGAACGTCACGGAATTGATTCTTAGGACATCGCGCAAAGTCCGCGACATTTCTCGCACGGGTTTGCGCGGTGGTCCGTCTAGTAAGAGTAACCAACCGACCTATCAAATCTGACCGTTGAAGCCCGTCGGGGGCGGCGCGCCGCGATACCGCCGCGCATCGCCCCGGTGACGGATACGCCCAGACGGCACAGGAAACCCGGCAGGTTGCCGTCTACCGCAAATATTCGCGTTCCGACATCACTTCCCGCTCACTCCGTCGACATCAAGTGACATCCCAGCGCGCAACCTTTCAGAATCCCGGCTCTACGTCATCCGGCGCGTCCGGTGTCACACTGCGCGGCTCCGGTTGACCGGCATGCGGCAACGTCCGGCTCGGCATCGTCTCCTTAACCACGGGATGTAGATACGCGAGCTGGCGTCGCCGATACCGTTGGCGAGTCCCCTTTCGTTGAGTCTTCTCCGAAAGTCCACGAATTATCCATGTGACCGCCCCGGTAGTTCGTGCCTCGCAAACGCGGGATACCCGAGGCACCTCCCCCAATGCCGGATTTTTGTTTCAATCTTCTCGTCCCTAACAAGGAAAACTTTTTTATGGACACCAACTTATTCCGATTCGGCAGGCACCTCGCCGGCTTGCGCAAGAAATACAACTGGGCGCAG belongs to Pandoraea pnomenusa and includes:
- a CDS encoding DMT family transporter codes for the protein MFNFILPLTAVLIWSANVIVNKLSVGHIFPAEIAFLRWLAAGLLLTPLALPGLWRAREQFARHMAQYATLGVLGMAIYQGLAYSAAHYTSATNMGIILALLPLTTLALAVMVLGDALTAGALAGGLLSIVGVLLVVGHGSLMHLADQGIGIGDVMMFGAMFAYAIYCVLLRRWQLPLAPLPSLYAQILFAIVALLPFYLVSEKAGVSMDNLPQLAFATIPVSIAAPFIWMIGVARIGPRRATVVINLVPIFTALIAAFGLGEHLAAYHLLGGALILTGVAIGENWHLPIRKAREPLPTMQDELGRVR
- a CDS encoding helix-turn-helix domain-containing protein, with amino-acid sequence MARLRKARGWSQEKLALESGLARSYVSGIERGRRNVALVNICVLADTLGVPTSEMLRFAQASATTQDAAATSERTPLPQISRSLCKLENRDQIWLAEIIRSLSSRLSHASPAPDIGAHSAIAQPAVGPAGASLQNDHRAGIRTSAEDARGIRAAEMTGEVGETEAVEVPDVADVPDVAETDVAVDNPERPEYPSPETRRPIPGHDGRCAAVDPGFDARSPVTPQFAASGTAPKAPGAHEDSRHFPISDDE